Proteins co-encoded in one Triplophysa dalaica isolate WHDGS20190420 chromosome 16, ASM1584641v1, whole genome shotgun sequence genomic window:
- the lingo2 gene encoding leucine-rich repeat and immunoglobulin-like domain-containing nogo receptor-interacting protein 2 — MVDCLSRVMLHTAVSWQPLLGLALVAVFMGSTLACPSRCDCSAQSRSVICHRKRYTTIPDGIPIETRVLDLSKNRIQAVNPDDFVAYPHVEELDLSGNIIAYVEPGAFNSLYSLYSLSLKSNRIKLLSLGVFSGLANLTTLDISDNKVVILVDYMFQDMRNLRSLEVGDNELVYISHRAFSGLLSLETLTLERCNLTVVPTDALSHLHNLVSLHMRYLSISSLHPYSFKKLFHLRHLEINHWPSLEVFPANSLHGLNLTTLTVTNTNLSTFPYQALRHLPYLTHLNLSYSRIRTVEGGLLQDLVRLRELRLAGSQLVSIEPYAFQGIRWLRLLNVSHNHLDTLERGVFHAPETLEVLLINNNPLVCDCRLMWLLQRRHSISFGDTQPECSTPEGIHGRPFKEFKETLLSYYVTCTKPKIRENRTQMVSVEEGQSARLHCSAEGTPRPTISWVTPRRRHLTNRSHGRVMVHINGSLDIKAAEVQDDGVYMCVASNTAGNDTLMVSLAVKSLGSLYANRTQHYTDTSNATANGTNLPNVTFGLDLKTILVSTAMGCFTFLGVVLFCFLLLFVWSRGKGKHKNNIDIEYVPRSKSNGTSSEEAEQGAGPRRFNMKMI; from the coding sequence ATGGTGGACTGTTTGAGTCGAGTCATGCTGCACACAGCCGTGTCCTGGCAGCCTTTGCTGGGGCTGGCCCTTGTGGCCGTTTTTATGGGCTCCACGCTGGCTTGCCCCTCCCGCTGCGACTGCTCCGCCCAGAGCCGTTCTGTCATCTGCCATCGCAAGCGCTACACCACCATTCCTGACGGAATACCTATCGAGACACGAGTCCTTGATCTCAGCAAGAACCGAATCCAAGCTGTCAACCCTGACGACTTTGTTGCCTATCCGCACGTAGAAGAACTAGACCTGAGTGGAAATATCATTGCATATGTAGAGCCTGGGGCCTTCAACTCTCTTTACAGCCTTTACTCGTTGAGTTTAAAGAGCAATCGCATCAAACTGCTCTCGCTAGGCGTCTTCTCCGGACTCGCCAACCTGACTACATTGGATATCAGCGACAACAAAGTTGTCATTCTGGTGGACTACATGTTTCAGGACATGCGCAACCTCAGGTCGCTGGAGGTCGGAGACAACGAGCTGGTTTACATCTCCCATCGGGCCTTTAGTGGACTGTTATCGCTGGAGACCTTGACGTTGGAAAGGTGTAACTTGACGGTGGTGCCTACAGATGCCCTGTCGCACCTGCACAACCTGGTGAGCCTACATATGCGTTACCTCAGTATCAGCTCCCTCCACCCCTACTCCTTCAAAAAGCTGTTTCACCTGCGTCATCTCGAGATCAACCATTGGCCATCACTAGAAGTGTTCCCCGCAAATTCTCTGCACGGCCTCAACCTCACCACGCTTACGGTTACCAACACAAACCTTTCCACCTTCCCCTACCAGGCTCTCCGCCATTTGCCTTACCTCACGCACCTCAATCTGTCCTACAGTCGCATCCGTACGGTGGAGGGTGGCCTGCTCCAGGACCTGGTGCGATTGCGGGAGCTGAGGTTGGCTGGATCTCAATTGGTGTCTATCGAACCGTATGCCTTCCAGGGCATCCGCTGGCTCCGCTTGCTAAACGTCTCTCACAACCATCTTGATACCCTGGAGAGGGGAGTGTTTCACGCTCCCGAGACCCTGGAGGTGCTGTTGATCAACAACAACCCTCTGGTATGCGACTGCCGTCTGATGTGGTTGCTGCAGAGACGTCATTCCATTTCGTTCGGGGACACCCAGCCTGAGTGCAGCACACCGGAGGGCATCCACGGACGTCCCTTCAAGGAGTTCAAAGAGACCCTGCTGTCCTACTACGTGACATGCACCAAGCCGAAGATCCGGGAGAATCGGACACAGATGGTGTCGGTGGAAGAGGGACAGTCGGCCCGTTTGCACTGCAGCGCGGAGGGAACCCCACGACCCACCATTTCCTGGGTCACACCGCGTCGGCGACACCTGACCAACAGGAGTCACGGCAGGGTGATGGTCCACATCAACGGCTCTTTGGATATCAAGGCGGCAGAGGTTCAGGATGATGGCGTGTACATGTGCGTGGCCTCTAACACTGCAGGCAACGACACACTTATGGTATCACTAGCAGTGAAAAGCCTGGGCTCGTTGTATGCCAACAGAACCCAGCATTACACAGATACGAGCAATGCTACTGCCAACGGTACCAACCTTCCCAATGTGACCTTTGGCCTGGACCTAAAGACTATCTTAGTTTCTACAGCCATGGGCTGTTTCACATTCCTAGGAGTGGTTCTCTTCTGTTTCCTGCTCCTGTTTGTGTGGAGTCGGGGGAAAggcaaacataaaaacaacattgataTTGAATACGTGCCACGCTCCAAGTCCAACGGGACCTCCAGTGAGGAGGCAGAACAAGGCGCTGGACCGCGGCGCTTTAACATGAAAATGATTTGA